A genomic region of Hypanus sabinus isolate sHypSab1 unplaced genomic scaffold, sHypSab1.hap1 scaffold_248, whole genome shotgun sequence contains the following coding sequences:
- the LOC132387994 gene encoding gastrula zinc finger protein XlCGF49.1-like: MAHQRVHTGERPFTCSVCGKGFTQSSTLQGHQRVHTGEKPFTCSVCGKGFSLSSTLQRHQRVHTGEKPFTCSVCGKGFTLSSTLQRHQRVHTGERPFTCSVCGKGFTLSSTLLVHQQIHAGEKPFTCSVCGKRFTDSSTLRRHQRVHTGEKPFTCSECGKRFTRSSHLRRHQRVHTEEMPFTCSVCGKGFTDSSTLQRHQRLHTGEKPFTCLFCRKRFTQSSTLQSHQRVHTRERLRMWERVHSVIPPLGTPVSSQ; the protein is encoded by the coding sequence atggctcaccagcgagttcacactggggagcggccgttcacctgctcagtctgtgggaaaggattcactcaatcatccaccctacagggacaccagcgagttcacactggggagaagcctttcacctgctcagtctgtgggaaaggattcagtctgtcatccaccctacagagacaccagcgagttcacactggggagaagcctttcacctgctcagtctgtgggaaaggattcactctgtcatccaccctacagagacaccagcgagttcacactggagagaggccgttcacctgctcagtgtgtgggaaaggattcactttgtcatccaccctactggtacatcagcaaattcacgctggggagaagccattcacctgctcagtctgtgggaagagattcactgactcttcaaccctacggagacaccagcgagttcacactggggagaagccgttcacctgctcagaatgtgggaagcgattcactcggtcatcccacctacggcgtcaccagcgagttcacactgaggagatgccgttcacctgctcagtgtgtgggaaaggattcactgactcttccaccctgcagagacaccagcgacttcacactggggagaagccgttcacctgcttattctgtcggaagagattcactcagtcatccaccctacagagtcatcagcgagttcacactagagagaggctcagaatgtgggaaagggttcactcagtcatcccacctcttggcacaccagtcagttcacagtaa